One Methanolobus sp. WCC4 DNA segment encodes these proteins:
- a CDS encoding response regulator, which translates to MEEAKDIKILVVEDESIIALNIKKKLKSFGYTVPALATTGEEAIKMAEITFPDLILMDVRLKGEMDGIQTAEEIRKRFDIPVIFLTAYSDDNVLERAKKTEPYGYIVKPFKANDLKSNIEIALYRFGMNKPVSDE; encoded by the coding sequence ATGGAAGAAGCAAAGGATATTAAAATATTAGTAGTAGAAGATGAAAGCATAATTGCTTTAAACATAAAGAAGAAGCTCAAGAGTTTTGGGTACACGGTCCCGGCACTGGCCACAACCGGAGAGGAAGCCATCAAGATGGCAGAGATAACTTTCCCGGACCTTATTCTCATGGATGTAAGACTAAAAGGGGAAATGGATGGGATACAGACCGCTGAGGAGATCCGCAAGCGTTTTGACATTCCTGTGATATTCCTGACAGCCTACTCCGACGACAATGTACTTGAAAGGGCAAAGAAGACAGAGCCTTATGGTTACATAGTCAAGCCATTCAAGGCCAATGACCTTAAGAGCAACATTGAGATAGCACTCTACAGGTTCGGTATGAATAAACCGGTAAGTGATGAGTGA
- the mtbA gene encoding methylcobamide:CoM methyltransferase MtbA, whose translation MTEYTPKERLSRALTGQSVDRMPAVCVTQTGTVEQMEACGAFWPEANNDAEKMATLAEAGHTVVGFEAVRVPFDITAEAEFFGCEIKDGTLEQQPSVVGHVVKTVEDIEKLKGYDLSEGRIGVVCDAIKILADKYGDELPIMGSMIGPFSLAQHINGDEWFMAIFTDEAFGLALMEFTTDFCVAYAKRMVENGADTMVIIDPTASYQLIGAEFYEKFVVPFHKKIIDAMHEVNVPVVLHICGDTTQGLSLMESCGVDSISVDQNVDAAAAVANVEKAVIVGNLDPVNMLWNQTPETIKEQSQKVIDAGIGLLAPGCGTVSKTPTVNLQAMIEVAKSHRY comes from the coding sequence ATGACAGAATATACCCCAAAAGAAAGATTATCCCGTGCACTGACCGGTCAGTCTGTTGACAGGATGCCTGCTGTTTGTGTTACCCAGACAGGCACTGTTGAGCAGATGGAGGCCTGTGGTGCTTTCTGGCCAGAGGCCAATAATGATGCGGAAAAAATGGCAACACTTGCTGAAGCAGGTCACACCGTAGTTGGATTCGAGGCTGTCCGTGTGCCTTTCGATATAACTGCGGAAGCTGAGTTCTTCGGTTGTGAGATAAAGGATGGTACATTGGAGCAGCAGCCATCCGTAGTGGGCCATGTTGTAAAAACAGTAGAGGATATCGAGAAGCTCAAAGGCTATGATCTCAGTGAAGGCAGGATCGGTGTTGTTTGTGATGCTATTAAGATACTTGCAGACAAGTATGGTGATGAACTTCCAATAATGGGCAGTATGATCGGTCCTTTCTCACTTGCACAGCACATCAATGGCGATGAGTGGTTCATGGCTATCTTTACAGACGAGGCATTCGGCCTTGCTCTTATGGAGTTCACAACTGACTTCTGCGTTGCTTACGCAAAAAGAATGGTTGAGAACGGTGCCGACACCATGGTCATCATCGACCCTACAGCAAGTTACCAGCTGATAGGTGCTGAGTTCTATGAGAAGTTCGTGGTTCCTTTCCACAAAAAGATAATCGATGCAATGCATGAGGTCAATGTACCTGTAGTATTGCACATCTGTGGTGATACCACTCAGGGTCTCTCACTTATGGAATCATGTGGTGTTGACTCCATCAGTGTGGACCAGAACGTTGATGCAGCAGCAGCTGTGGCCAATGTCGAAAAGGCTGTCATTGTAGGGAACCTTGACCCTGTGAACATGCTCTGGAACCAGACACCTGAGACCATCAAAGAGCAGTCACAGAAAGTCATTGACGCAGGAATAGGATTGCTTGCACCCGGATGTGGTACTGTGAGCAAGACACCTACCGTCAATCTCCAGGCAATGATAGAAGTGGCAAAGAGCCACAGATATTGA
- a CDS encoding histidine kinase dimerization/phosphoacceptor domain -containing protein, with protein sequence MKLENRSLKFKLILYIVVGTIIVLATSTAMTITTVTNQEEELAYEQAVQIAGKHANDFNGDMEEYLAIAETNAATVGSFESLSRDEANAMLRETLITHPQLVGVYVGYEPDAFDGQDSLYANTSGHDSTGRFIPYWNTMEGTVKLYPLINYEDLSYYQGPKATKENVITEPYFYEKLFIVSYVAPIMKDGEFAGISGVDVSLNYLDEDISDVQAFETGYAFVVDKEGVLVTYPYNKDWIGKKTLYDLGIDDYSLIADDIYNGNSGHLETVDSNTGEDVVMFYEPVEAGGFSFILVVPRDEIFAGVQNLTHKLMMISFVAIIFMGVFSYLIALSFTNTIKEIVYDFKKISKDAVMGRLYSRAKTDVEEDFKEIPIGLNEILDAVINPIHDTINLTTSLSHGKLSERSKMEAKGEFKQLSDTLDNFAESLDTMIEDSNRVLTAFQHNDFSQKIEVHGEGDFGILTEGIEETRITLAQIMDERKKLEEVRKKEIHHRIKNNLQVISSLLDLESEKFNDDTVIEAFRESQNRVISMALVHEELYKSQDMESIDFSDYLMKLVNELSYSYMIEKENIKVKLDLDIVFIDMDTAIPLGMIVNELISNSLKHAFKPGEEGEIFVDLDLTDGKLTLTVGDTGVGFPEDVDFTVTDSLGLQLVTTLTSQINGIIELDKSEGTKFRIRLN encoded by the coding sequence ATGAAACTTGAAAACAGATCCCTGAAATTCAAACTGATACTGTACATAGTGGTCGGGACCATCATAGTACTGGCAACAAGTACTGCCATGACCATTACAACGGTCACGAACCAGGAAGAGGAGCTTGCTTACGAACAGGCGGTCCAGATCGCAGGAAAACATGCTAACGACTTCAATGGCGATATGGAAGAATACCTGGCCATTGCAGAGACAAATGCCGCTACAGTTGGAAGTTTTGAGTCCCTGAGCAGGGATGAGGCAAATGCCATGCTTCGGGAAACCCTGATAACGCACCCTCAGCTTGTGGGAGTGTATGTAGGCTATGAACCGGATGCCTTTGACGGACAGGACAGTCTCTATGCGAACACATCAGGCCATGACTCTACAGGGCGTTTCATTCCTTACTGGAATACAATGGAAGGAACCGTCAAGCTCTACCCTCTGATCAACTACGAGGACCTTAGTTATTACCAGGGTCCAAAAGCAACAAAAGAGAACGTTATCACTGAGCCTTACTTCTATGAAAAGCTCTTCATTGTGAGCTATGTTGCCCCGATAATGAAAGATGGTGAATTTGCTGGAATATCGGGAGTGGATGTTTCACTCAACTATCTTGATGAAGATATCAGCGACGTGCAGGCATTCGAAACCGGATACGCTTTTGTTGTGGACAAGGAAGGAGTACTTGTAACATATCCATATAACAAGGACTGGATCGGTAAGAAGACGCTCTATGACCTGGGAATAGATGATTATTCACTTATAGCCGATGATATATACAATGGAAACAGCGGTCATCTCGAAACAGTGGATTCCAATACCGGTGAAGATGTGGTCATGTTCTACGAACCGGTTGAAGCAGGTGGTTTCTCTTTCATACTTGTGGTCCCACGGGATGAGATATTTGCAGGTGTACAGAACCTCACTCACAAACTGATGATGATATCATTTGTAGCTATTATTTTCATGGGGGTTTTCTCCTATCTCATAGCACTCTCATTTACGAACACGATCAAAGAGATTGTCTACGATTTCAAGAAGATATCAAAGGATGCCGTTATGGGCAGGCTATATTCCAGAGCAAAAACGGATGTTGAGGAAGACTTCAAGGAGATACCTATAGGTCTGAATGAGATCCTTGATGCGGTGATCAACCCGATCCACGATACCATTAACCTCACAACCTCCCTTTCACATGGAAAACTTTCTGAAAGGTCAAAAATGGAAGCTAAGGGAGAGTTCAAGCAGCTTTCAGACACACTTGATAACTTTGCAGAATCCCTGGATACCATGATTGAGGATTCCAATAGGGTGCTTACCGCATTCCAGCATAATGATTTCTCACAGAAGATAGAGGTTCACGGTGAAGGTGACTTTGGTATTCTAACGGAAGGTATTGAAGAAACAAGGATCACTCTTGCCCAGATCATGGATGAACGCAAGAAACTGGAAGAGGTACGTAAGAAGGAGATCCACCATCGTATCAAGAACAATCTTCAGGTCATTTCAAGCTTGCTTGATCTTGAATCTGAGAAGTTCAATGATGATACGGTTATCGAAGCCTTCAGAGAGAGCCAGAACCGTGTGATCTCAATGGCACTTGTACACGAAGAGCTCTACAAGTCACAGGATATGGAAAGTATTGACTTCTCGGATTACCTGATGAAACTTGTGAACGAGCTATCCTATTCATATATGATAGAAAAAGAGAATATCAAAGTAAAACTTGACCTTGATATTGTTTTCATCGATATGGACACTGCAATCCCATTGGGAATGATAGTCAACGAACTTATTTCCAACTCACTGAAACATGCATTCAAACCCGGAGAGGAAGGAGAGATATTCGTTGATCTCGACCTGACGGATGGGAAACTGACGTTGACAGTAGGTGATACCGGTGTAGGGTTCCCTGAAGACGTTGACTTCACTGTGACAGATTCACTGGGATTACAACTTGTAACGACATTGACGTCCCAGATAAACGGTATTATAGAACTCGACAAAAGCGAGGGAACTAAATTCAGGATCAGACTCAATTAA
- a CDS encoding winged helix-turn-helix domain-containing protein: MKSSLVDVILNSEKRKNVLLLLIEGQKSREEIKTSLNVTSTALIPQIKILKERGLVIQNGDYYILTNMGEVLVENMLPLLNVVEVFEENSDYWQNRNLNGIPKSLLKRFGELGNCLIIEPDLNYLFEFPKEFTENIAKSEYIMAFNAYFHPEYPAMYSKLAEKGIDISLIFTDSVYERMEQDFTDDIEKFNSFDSTELRVSGDKTGLATLVSTDRFLFLCFFNEQGQYDHTILMSFDTHALEWSRELFDYYKERSEIVDKN, encoded by the coding sequence ATGAAAAGTTCACTTGTCGATGTTATCCTCAACTCTGAAAAACGCAAGAATGTCCTTTTACTTCTCATCGAAGGACAAAAGAGCCGTGAGGAGATCAAAACGAGTCTGAATGTGACTTCCACTGCCCTTATCCCTCAGATAAAGATACTCAAGGAGCGTGGACTTGTCATACAGAACGGTGACTACTACATCCTGACCAATATGGGAGAAGTGCTTGTTGAGAACATGCTCCCTCTGCTGAATGTGGTCGAGGTCTTCGAGGAGAACAGCGATTACTGGCAGAACCGCAATCTTAACGGGATACCAAAGTCACTGCTGAAGAGATTCGGTGAGCTTGGTAACTGTCTTATTATAGAGCCCGACCTGAACTACCTGTTCGAGTTCCCAAAGGAGTTCACCGAGAACATAGCAAAATCCGAATACATTATGGCATTCAATGCTTATTTCCATCCTGAATACCCTGCTATGTACTCTAAGCTCGCCGAGAAGGGGATCGATATCTCACTTATTTTCACTGATTCCGTCTATGAGAGGATGGAACAGGATTTTACAGATGATATTGAGAAGTTCAACAGCTTCGACTCAACAGAACTGAGAGTATCCGGCGACAAGACCGGACTGGCAACTCTTGTTAGCACGGACCGCTTCCTTTTCCTGTGTTTCTTCAACGAGCAGGGCCAGTATGATCATACGATACTCATGAGTTTTGATACCCATGCTCTTGAGTGGAGCAGGGAGCTCTTCGATTACTATAAAGAGAGATCCGAAATCGTCGATAAGAACTGA
- a CDS encoding methyltransferase cognate corrinoid protein, whose translation MSNQEMLDTLRDTVVTQNINGCAEATQAALDAGLTAVEIINDGLSPGMKIVGDKFEAAEIYLPQIMMSAKAMNAAMELLLPVLEQEKGNTDGVGLAITYVQEGDIHDIGHRLVTTMLEANGFKIVDMGVDVPNEKVAEEVAKNKDKKLLLVGSALMTTSMLGQKDTVSMLVEEGLRDSVKIMFGGAPVSDAWIAEIGADATAENAADAARVALSLME comes from the coding sequence ATGTCAAATCAGGAAATGTTAGACACACTCAGAGACACTGTCGTTACACAGAATATCAACGGCTGTGCAGAAGCTACCCAGGCAGCCCTGGATGCAGGACTTACTGCAGTTGAGATCATCAATGACGGCCTTTCTCCAGGAATGAAGATAGTAGGAGACAAGTTCGAGGCAGCAGAGATCTACCTTCCACAGATCATGATGTCTGCAAAGGCAATGAACGCAGCAATGGAACTTCTTTTACCTGTACTTGAGCAGGAGAAAGGAAACACCGACGGTGTAGGTCTTGCTATCACCTACGTACAGGAAGGCGACATCCACGATATCGGTCACCGCCTTGTAACAACCATGCTTGAAGCAAACGGTTTCAAGATCGTTGACATGGGCGTAGACGTACCAAATGAAAAGGTTGCAGAAGAAGTTGCAAAGAACAAGGACAAGAAACTCCTGCTCGTTGGTTCAGCACTCATGACAACCTCAATGCTTGGCCAGAAGGACACAGTTTCCATGCTTGTAGAAGAAGGCCTTAGAGACTCTGTTAAGATCATGTTCGGTGGAGCACCAGTATCAGACGCATGGATCGCAGAGATCGGAGCAGACGCAACAGCAGAGAACGCAGCAGATGCAGCACGTGTTGCACTCAGCCTTATGGAATAA
- a CDS encoding M18 family aminopeptidase — protein MDNLRDHISEFFGFMKKATTAVQTVDTIRERLDAEGFTELHMNGSWELDAAGKYYLAPYPSMLVAFTIGNTQDLTKGVRMIAAHTDSPGFRIKPDPEVNSEGMLTLNVERYGGPILNTWFDRPLSIAGRIAVRSDEVLRPEVIHLDLQRPVLIIPNLAIHMNYEINKGLEIKVQKEMQPLLTQLMEDAVKEGYLLDMIAKEVGVGPEDILDMDLNVYCCEEGILVGSKEEFISCPRIDDLSMVYAAMEALVGSMQEDGLNVVAFMDNEEIGSTTRQGADSIMLSSILERICRGMEGTEQWSSCHMPDFFVISADGAHGLHPNYAEKNDITNKPVMNKGMTIKISGNRSYASEVETIAAFQQLCDKSGVKYQKFVNHSDQRGGTTLGPLLSRYMPVHVVDVGVPMLAMHSARELMGKQDFLDSIEIFRTFFQLEE, from the coding sequence ATGGATAATCTCAGGGATCATATCAGTGAGTTTTTCGGATTTATGAAAAAAGCGACAACAGCAGTTCAGACAGTGGATACCATAAGAGAACGTCTGGATGCCGAGGGCTTTACAGAATTGCATATGAACGGATCATGGGAACTGGATGCAGCAGGGAAATACTATCTGGCTCCTTATCCTTCCATGCTGGTGGCATTTACTATCGGAAACACTCAGGACCTGACAAAAGGTGTGAGGATGATCGCTGCCCACACGGACAGTCCCGGATTCAGGATAAAACCAGATCCCGAGGTTAACAGTGAAGGGATGCTGACCTTGAATGTGGAACGCTACGGAGGACCTATCCTGAACACATGGTTCGACCGTCCCCTGTCCATTGCCGGAAGGATAGCTGTTAGGTCCGATGAGGTGCTGAGGCCTGAAGTTATCCATCTGGACCTTCAGAGACCGGTACTTATCATACCCAATCTGGCTATCCACATGAACTACGAGATCAATAAAGGTCTGGAGATCAAGGTTCAAAAAGAGATGCAGCCTCTCCTGACACAGCTGATGGAGGATGCGGTCAAAGAAGGTTATCTGCTGGATATGATCGCAAAGGAAGTGGGGGTCGGTCCGGAGGATATCCTTGATATGGACCTGAACGTCTATTGCTGCGAGGAAGGAATTCTGGTGGGTTCAAAGGAGGAGTTCATCTCCTGTCCGAGGATCGATGACCTGTCCATGGTGTATGCTGCTATGGAAGCTCTTGTGGGGTCGATGCAAGAGGACGGGCTCAATGTGGTGGCGTTCATGGATAATGAAGAGATCGGCTCAACGACAAGGCAGGGAGCTGACTCCATAATGCTGAGTTCTATTCTGGAAAGGATCTGCAGGGGTATGGAGGGAACCGAACAATGGTCCAGCTGTCATATGCCGGACTTCTTTGTGATCTCGGCTGATGGTGCCCATGGACTGCATCCTAATTACGCTGAAAAGAACGATATCACCAACAAGCCTGTCATGAACAAAGGGATGACAATTAAGATCAGTGGGAACCGTTCATATGCTTCGGAAGTGGAGACCATTGCGGCTTTCCAGCAACTGTGCGATAAGTCCGGTGTGAAGTATCAGAAATTCGTGAACCATTCAGACCAGCGTGGAGGAACTACCCTGGGTCCTCTGTTGAGCAGATATATGCCTGTCCATGTTGTTGATGTAGGGGTTCCGATGCTGGCAATGCATTCTGCCAGGGAGCTGATGGGTAAACAGGACTTCCTGGATTCTATTGAGATATTCAGGACATTCTTCCAGCTGGAAGAATGA